A stretch of the Pseudomonas sp. ACM7 genome encodes the following:
- a CDS encoding amino acid permease yields MNPASQPDTSAPQDDDVKVLHSMGYAQQLSRRMGVFSNFAISFSIICILSGGINSLAQGTSGAGGASIGIGWPIGCLISGVFAMAMAQISSAYPTAGGLYHWGSILGNRFTGWLTAWFNLLGLVTVLGAINVGTYYFFFGAFGPALGMEDTTTVRVIFLAILTGLQALCNHLGIGLTAKLTDFSGYLIFATALALTIVCLISAPSYEFIRLWTFSNYSGEAGGSVWPQVSNGWIFMLGLLLPIYTITGYDASAHTSEETRNAAMSVPRGMVMSVVWSLLFGWVMLSSFVLMLPSMDEAAKHGWTVFFWAMDTQVNPTVKLALYVAIFISQFLCGLATVTSVSRMIFAFSRDGGLPFSKALASVSPTLRSPVAAIWTGATLAVLFVWGSSVISVGETPVYTIVVSCTVIFLFFSFIIPIVLGLFTYGTSKWPTMGPWNMGRFWYSVFALLSILSMVIIFVIGIQPPNEWALYITIGFLVLTAIVWFGFEARRFQGPPIGDMIVKRQAEIAAAEEALNKRGGS; encoded by the coding sequence ATGAATCCAGCAAGTCAGCCCGACACGAGCGCGCCGCAAGACGATGACGTCAAGGTGCTGCACAGCATGGGCTATGCCCAGCAGCTCTCACGACGCATGGGCGTTTTCTCCAACTTTGCCATTTCCTTTTCGATCATCTGCATCCTCTCGGGTGGTATCAACTCACTCGCCCAGGGCACCTCGGGTGCAGGCGGTGCGTCAATCGGCATTGGCTGGCCGATCGGTTGCCTGATCTCCGGGGTTTTCGCCATGGCCATGGCGCAGATTTCCTCGGCCTACCCTACCGCTGGCGGCCTCTATCACTGGGGCTCGATTCTCGGTAACCGCTTCACCGGCTGGCTGACCGCTTGGTTCAACTTGCTCGGGCTGGTCACCGTGCTAGGCGCGATCAACGTCGGTACCTATTACTTCTTTTTCGGCGCCTTCGGACCAGCGCTGGGTATGGAGGACACCACCACGGTGAGGGTGATTTTCCTGGCGATCCTGACCGGCCTCCAGGCCTTGTGTAACCACCTGGGTATCGGCCTGACCGCTAAACTCACCGACTTCTCGGGCTATCTGATCTTCGCCACGGCGCTCGCGCTGACCATCGTCTGCCTGATCTCTGCACCCAGTTATGAGTTCATCCGGTTATGGACCTTCAGCAACTATTCCGGCGAGGCTGGCGGCAGCGTTTGGCCACAGGTCTCGAACGGCTGGATTTTCATGCTCGGCCTGCTCTTGCCGATCTATACCATCACCGGCTATGACGCCTCTGCGCACACCTCGGAAGAGACCCGAAATGCCGCCATGTCGGTGCCACGCGGCATGGTCATGTCGGTGGTCTGGTCGCTGCTGTTCGGCTGGGTCATGCTCAGTTCGTTTGTGCTGATGCTGCCAAGCATGGACGAGGCGGCGAAGCATGGCTGGACCGTGTTTTTCTGGGCCATGGACACCCAGGTCAATCCGACTGTGAAGTTGGCGCTTTACGTGGCCATTTTCATCTCGCAATTTCTTTGCGGGTTGGCGACCGTGACCTCGGTCTCACGCATGATCTTCGCGTTTTCCCGTGACGGCGGCCTGCCCTTCTCCAAAGCACTGGCCTCGGTCTCGCCGACCCTACGCAGCCCGGTGGCGGCGATCTGGACCGGTGCCACGCTCGCGGTGTTGTTCGTCTGGGGATCGTCGGTGATCTCGGTCGGTGAAACGCCGGTCTATACCATCGTGGTGTCCTGCACGGTGATCTTCCTGTTCTTCTCCTTCATCATTCCCATCGTGCTGGGCCTGTTTACCTACGGGACTTCGAAGTGGCCAACCATGGGACCGTGGAACATGGGGCGCTTCTGGTACTCGGTGTTTGCCCTCCTCTCGATCCTCTCGATGGTGATCATTTTCGTCATCGGCATCCAGCCACCGAACGAATGGGCGCTGTACATCACCATCGGTTTTCTGGTGCTGACGGCAATCGTCTGGTTCGGTTTTGAAGCCCGTCGCTTCCAGGGTCCGCCGATTGGCGACATGATCGTCAAGCGTCAGGCTGAAATTGCGGCGGCTGAAGAGGCGTTGAATAAACGGGGTGGAAGTTGA
- a CDS encoding DUF6124 family protein, with amino-acid sequence MFKVTPNPPDTDPVSPYEPDSNKLNEAAERALDFHFPSTADIKATGRTHRTLFSVDPGATTETQAVYLVETLASVDVMVHQLVDHLDGGSRYALLGISNSIMVAEITANRLLDKIDLPA; translated from the coding sequence ATGTTCAAAGTAACGCCCAATCCACCGGACACCGATCCGGTGTCCCCGTACGAACCCGATTCGAACAAACTCAACGAGGCCGCCGAACGGGCCCTCGACTTTCACTTCCCGTCGACTGCCGACATCAAAGCCACCGGGCGTACCCACCGCACTCTGTTTTCCGTGGACCCAGGGGCTACTACCGAAACCCAGGCCGTTTATTTGGTCGAGACGCTGGCTTCGGTCGATGTGATGGTCCATCAGCTGGTGGATCATCTGGACGGTGGGTCGCGCTATGCCCTGTTGGGTATTTCAAACAGCATCATGGTGGCGGAGATCACGGCGAACCGGTTGTTGGATAAAATCGATCTACCTGCGTAG
- a CDS encoding DUF2986 domain-containing protein, whose translation MNRRKKIQQLLKAHAKKASAKLAPSSKSKYISKADRLKLAAEPSADSIISPES comes from the coding sequence ATGAATCGTCGTAAAAAAATACAGCAGTTATTGAAGGCTCACGCAAAAAAGGCCAGCGCCAAATTGGCACCGTCAAGCAAGTCTAAATACATTAGTAAAGCTGACCGATTGAAACTAGCAGCTGAACCCAGTGCAGACTCGATCATTTCCCCTGAGAGCTGA
- a CDS encoding DUF6463 family protein, producing MSNIVAWTLFALGVLHIPFGIIKFKTAFAAAVGSGFVDQFKAHEDRRTALWFTMLGPLFMLAGQTAIHAVAVGDLALLKMVGIYVLMISIICVIAVPKSGFWATLLVSPLIIAAGYGW from the coding sequence ATGTCAAACATCGTCGCATGGACCCTGTTCGCCCTGGGCGTCCTCCATATTCCATTCGGTATTATCAAGTTCAAAACAGCATTCGCCGCCGCCGTAGGCTCTGGCTTCGTTGACCAATTCAAAGCGCACGAAGATCGGCGCACTGCTCTCTGGTTTACCATGCTGGGGCCGCTTTTTATGCTCGCAGGGCAGACAGCGATTCACGCCGTAGCCGTTGGCGATCTCGCGCTACTTAAAATGGTTGGCATCTATGTGCTTATGATCTCGATCATTTGCGTCATTGCAGTTCCAAAATCGGGGTTCTGGGCAACGCTGCTGGTTTCTCCGCTGATCATCGCGGCAGGGTATGGCTGGTAG
- a CDS encoding TetR/AcrR family transcriptional regulator: MRKLTRNHWIAAGFEALDQIGHIGVSAESLSRRLNVTRGSFYHHFRNREDFVRTLLAAWEEDYTKRMLAYAAQGRSAGETLKRYLSIAAEKQPGREVSIRAWSLHDPLVGEFQQRVDTRRLDFAIRTCRRLVHMPGEAEVIGKVAHLCLIGGQQAGLRRDAARFNSFLHRAFSLFEEALPPWRT, translated from the coding sequence GTGAGAAAACTAACTCGTAACCATTGGATCGCGGCTGGTTTTGAGGCTCTCGATCAAATAGGGCATATTGGCGTTTCGGCCGAGAGTCTATCGCGCCGATTGAATGTGACCCGCGGATCGTTCTATCACCATTTCCGCAATCGCGAAGACTTTGTCCGCACCTTGCTGGCCGCTTGGGAAGAAGACTACACGAAGCGCATGCTCGCTTATGCGGCGCAGGGTCGTAGCGCGGGCGAAACCTTGAAACGCTACTTGAGTATTGCCGCTGAGAAACAACCTGGGCGGGAAGTTTCCATCCGAGCCTGGTCGCTGCACGATCCGTTGGTAGGCGAGTTTCAGCAGCGTGTTGACACAAGACGACTGGACTTCGCGATACGGACGTGCCGCCGCTTGGTCCATATGCCAGGCGAAGCAGAAGTGATTGGTAAGGTGGCCCATCTGTGCCTGATTGGTGGTCAACAGGCAGGGCTGCGGCGTGATGCCGCTCGCTTCAACAGTTTCCTGCATCGAGCCTTTTCACTTTTCGAAGAGGCTCTTCCACCGTGGCGGACCTAA
- a CDS encoding DJ-1/PfpI family protein, which produces MKKIVLVAFDQFTDIDLFLMWDILGRNTEDWHVRILGSSSIVRSAHGLPVSVHGPLSEANSADAVLFVSGKEGIPAALAAPDFLPSFELDSRRQRIGSICAGAFILERLGLLSGQATTHPDARSSLQALGLEPMDQPLVCQGNVATAGGCLAALYLVGWLVESWFDVDKRRATLLPVLPAGQQELYDALIGLSIRQGEVDASTTSS; this is translated from the coding sequence TTGAAGAAAATCGTTCTGGTTGCTTTCGACCAATTCACTGATATCGACCTATTCCTGATGTGGGACATTTTAGGCCGCAACACTGAGGACTGGCACGTCCGAATATTGGGTTCTAGCTCTATCGTGCGATCGGCGCACGGCCTGCCTGTTTCGGTGCATGGTCCGCTTTCCGAGGCCAATAGTGCCGACGCGGTATTGTTCGTCAGCGGCAAGGAAGGGATACCCGCTGCACTTGCCGCCCCAGATTTCCTGCCGTCGTTTGAACTTGACTCCAGACGCCAGCGAATCGGCTCCATATGCGCCGGAGCTTTCATTCTCGAACGGCTTGGGCTGCTCAGCGGCCAAGCAACTACACACCCGGATGCACGATCAAGCTTGCAAGCTCTGGGACTTGAGCCCATGGACCAGCCTCTTGTATGCCAGGGGAACGTTGCAACCGCTGGCGGATGCCTTGCGGCGCTCTATCTGGTGGGATGGTTGGTTGAATCCTGGTTCGATGTCGACAAGCGCCGTGCGACGTTGCTCCCTGTTCTGCCAGCTGGGCAGCAAGAGCTCTATGATGCCTTGATCGGGCTCAGTATCCGACAAGGAGAAGTTGACGCCTCAACAACATCCAGTTAA
- a CDS encoding DUF2867 domain-containing protein, whose product MPREFELIMSVPVPSRSGITHLYKSMHLADAFAIRLPAGTSSNPDLLARFILSHQPSWIGWLLKVRDTIVACFGLKTAKHLASLANRIGAFKVYSTNQTEIVLGEDDKHLDFRISILCSGEAEPEGSRQLVFSTVVQCHNRLGRAYIFVIAPFHRLVVKANLLRAARVGWPLATCP is encoded by the coding sequence ATGCCCCGAGAATTTGAGCTCATTATGTCCGTGCCAGTCCCCTCGAGGTCCGGCATCACCCACCTTTATAAGTCGATGCACCTAGCGGACGCTTTTGCGATTCGGCTCCCTGCGGGCACATCTAGCAATCCAGATTTGCTAGCTCGATTCATCCTTTCCCACCAGCCATCCTGGATCGGATGGCTCTTGAAAGTCCGAGACACTATCGTTGCCTGTTTTGGTCTCAAGACAGCCAAACATTTGGCATCACTCGCTAATCGGATTGGAGCCTTCAAGGTCTACAGCACGAACCAGACTGAAATCGTGTTGGGAGAGGACGACAAGCACCTCGACTTCCGGATATCGATCCTATGTTCTGGAGAGGCAGAGCCAGAAGGCAGTCGCCAACTCGTTTTTTCAACCGTGGTCCAGTGCCACAACCGTCTAGGCCGGGCCTACATCTTCGTTATTGCCCCATTTCACCGCTTGGTTGTTAAGGCCAACCTCCTCCGTGCAGCGCGCGTCGGTTGGCCTCTGGCTACCTGCCCCTAA
- a CDS encoding M15 family metallopeptidase, which yields MAAAETRPENMVYLRMIDPGIEQDIRYASAHNFTGHPLDGYDAAQCLLSLDAAKALARVQTALRAQGYGLKVFDCYRPSRAVADMGRFALVPGDPRKAEFYPRVDKQNFWRLGYVARVSNHSKGSTVDLTLTGPDALPVDSWTPSAGQVDCTAAYGQRWRDGALDMGTGFDCFDERAHTDNPTISAAARDNRQKLSRAMEKEGFTGYSKEWWHFTYSGEGSPKNVMDFPITPLGTRDALDTANQLIVVTTKNWTDIQGTAQRYERQGNTFRKYETSFPVVVGKSGLAWGKGLGSVEQREGPVKSEGDGKAPAGVFKLGAAFGYDGTADTKLPYLALTSTIECVDDSHSARYNELVDGATVSKDWNSSERMRRDDDLYRKGIFIEHNTPASPASGSCIFFHIWRGPTSPTLGCTAMDPADISRLFHWLDPRQSPLLVQMPEAQYEHFHERWNLPER from the coding sequence ATGGCCGCTGCAGAGACACGCCCCGAGAACATGGTGTATCTGCGTATGATTGATCCGGGCATTGAGCAAGACATTCGTTATGCCAGCGCTCACAACTTCACTGGGCACCCACTCGACGGTTACGACGCGGCGCAGTGTCTGTTATCGCTGGACGCCGCCAAGGCCCTCGCTCGGGTACAAACAGCGTTGCGTGCACAAGGCTACGGTTTGAAGGTGTTTGACTGTTATCGCCCCAGCCGTGCCGTTGCCGATATGGGGCGCTTCGCTTTGGTGCCGGGTGACCCACGCAAGGCCGAGTTCTATCCGCGCGTGGACAAGCAGAACTTCTGGCGCCTGGGTTACGTGGCACGGGTGTCCAACCACTCCAAAGGCTCAACCGTGGATCTGACACTGACCGGTCCCGATGCCCTGCCCGTCGATAGCTGGACGCCTTCAGCCGGGCAAGTCGATTGCACGGCCGCCTATGGCCAGCGTTGGCGCGACGGCGCGCTCGACATGGGTACCGGTTTCGATTGCTTTGATGAGCGAGCGCATACCGACAACCCGACGATCAGCGCTGCCGCCAGGGACAATCGCCAGAAGCTCAGCAGGGCCATGGAGAAAGAAGGGTTTACCGGGTACTCGAAGGAATGGTGGCACTTCACATACAGTGGGGAAGGTTCGCCGAAGAATGTCATGGACTTCCCCATCACGCCGCTCGGTACACGCGACGCTCTCGACACCGCCAATCAGCTGATCGTGGTCACCACAAAAAACTGGACTGACATCCAGGGCACGGCCCAGCGCTACGAACGGCAGGGCAACACCTTTCGAAAATACGAAACGTCGTTTCCAGTGGTGGTCGGCAAGAGCGGGCTGGCGTGGGGCAAGGGGCTTGGCAGCGTTGAGCAACGCGAAGGTCCGGTCAAAAGTGAAGGCGATGGAAAAGCGCCTGCCGGGGTATTCAAACTGGGAGCGGCTTTTGGCTACGACGGTACGGCCGACACCAAACTGCCTTACCTTGCGTTGACCTCGACCATCGAATGCGTGGATGACAGCCACTCCGCACGCTATAACGAGCTGGTTGATGGAGCGACTGTTTCGAAAGACTGGAACAGCTCCGAACGTATGCGTCGCGATGACGACCTGTATCGAAAAGGCATTTTCATCGAGCACAATACGCCAGCGTCCCCCGCCTCGGGCTCGTGCATTTTCTTTCACATCTGGCGTGGCCCCACCTCTCCGACGCTGGGCTGCACCGCCATGGATCCAGCGGATATTTCTCGCTTGTTCCATTGGCTGGATCCTCGCCAGTCCCCTCTGCTGGTTCAAATGCCCGAGGCGCAATACGAGCACTTTCACGAACGCTGGAACCTGCCCGAACGTTGA
- a CDS encoding GntR family transcriptional regulator, protein MALTKLNAPDLGNSPSTSEIITRHLRDAIVAGHFAEDEPIRQDDIARQFNVSKIPVREALKRLEAEGLVMFQRNRGAMVTRVSDAELAQMFEVRMLLEDKVLRLAIPNMTEETFARAERICQEFIGEDDVGRWAELNWELHACLYEPAQRPFLVGLIRSVNDKLERYLRMQMSLSAGKERADHEHREILAACRAGDVDLAVKLLDEHIAGVCKTLFEHLPHHH, encoded by the coding sequence GTGGCCCTGACAAAACTCAACGCTCCCGACCTTGGCAATTCGCCTTCGACGTCGGAAATCATCACCCGTCATCTGCGTGACGCCATCGTCGCCGGGCATTTCGCCGAGGACGAGCCGATTCGCCAGGACGACATCGCCCGCCAGTTCAACGTCAGCAAGATTCCGGTGCGCGAAGCCCTCAAGCGCCTGGAGGCCGAAGGCCTGGTGATGTTCCAGCGAAATCGCGGGGCGATGGTCACCCGGGTTTCCGATGCAGAACTGGCGCAGATGTTCGAAGTGCGCATGCTGCTCGAAGACAAGGTGCTGCGCCTGGCCATTCCGAACATGACCGAAGAAACCTTCGCCCGTGCCGAGCGTATCTGCCAGGAGTTCATCGGCGAAGATGATGTGGGGCGCTGGGCCGAGCTCAACTGGGAACTGCACGCTTGCCTCTACGAGCCGGCGCAACGTCCGTTTCTGGTCGGCCTGATCCGCTCGGTCAACGACAAGCTGGAGCGCTACCTGCGCATGCAGATGAGCCTGTCGGCCGGTAAGGAACGCGCCGATCACGAACACCGGGAAATCCTTGCGGCCTGCCGTGCCGGTGACGTGGACCTGGCGGTGAAGTTGCTCGACGAGCACATTGCCGGCGTCTGCAAGACCCTGTTCGAGCACCTGCCTCACCACCACTGA
- a CDS encoding 4-hydroxyproline epimerase produces the protein MKRITVIDSHTGGEPTRLVTAGFPDLGSGSMAERRQRLAEQHDQWRAACVLEPRGSDVLVGALLCEPVDPSACAGVIFFNNSGYLGMCGHGTIGLVASLAHLGKIGPGVHSIETPVGTVQATLHDDHSVSVRNVPAYRYRKALALQVPGIGQVTGDVAWGGNWFFLIAEHGLRIAGDNLDALTAYTFAVQQALETQGIRGEDGGLIDHVELFADDEQADSRNFVLCPGKAYDRSPCGTGTSAKLACLAADDKLQPGQIWRQASVIGSEFEGSYELQGERIVPTIRGRAFISAEASLIIEQDDPFAWGIRP, from the coding sequence ATGAAACGCATCACCGTGATCGACTCCCACACCGGCGGCGAACCGACCCGCCTGGTGACCGCCGGTTTTCCTGACCTGGGCAGCGGCAGCATGGCCGAACGTCGACAGCGGCTGGCCGAACAGCATGATCAATGGCGCGCTGCCTGCGTGCTCGAACCACGGGGCAGTGACGTGCTGGTCGGCGCCCTGCTCTGTGAGCCGGTGGACCCGAGCGCCTGTGCCGGCGTGATTTTCTTCAACAACAGCGGTTACCTCGGCATGTGTGGCCACGGCACCATCGGCCTGGTGGCCTCACTCGCACATCTGGGCAAGATCGGCCCCGGGGTGCACAGCATCGAAACCCCGGTGGGCACGGTGCAGGCGACGCTGCACGACGACCATTCGGTGAGCGTGCGCAATGTGCCGGCGTACCGTTACCGCAAAGCGCTGGCGCTGCAGGTGCCGGGGATCGGTCAAGTGACCGGCGATGTTGCCTGGGGTGGAAACTGGTTTTTCCTGATTGCCGAGCACGGTCTGCGCATTGCCGGCGATAACCTCGATGCGCTGACCGCCTACACCTTCGCCGTGCAGCAAGCACTGGAGACTCAGGGTATTCGCGGCGAAGACGGCGGCTTGATCGACCATGTCGAGCTGTTCGCCGATGACGAGCAGGCCGACAGCCGCAACTTCGTCCTCTGCCCCGGCAAGGCCTACGACCGCTCGCCCTGCGGCACCGGCACCAGTGCCAAACTGGCGTGCCTGGCGGCCGACGACAAATTGCAGCCGGGACAGATCTGGCGTCAGGCCAGTGTCATCGGCAGCGAGTTCGAAGGTTCCTACGAACTTCAGGGTGAGCGCATCGTGCCGACCATTCGCGGTCGCGCCTTTATCAGCGCCGAAGCCAGCCTGATCATCGAACAGGACGACCCGTTCGCCTGGGGCATTCGCCCGTGA
- a CDS encoding FAD-binding oxidoreductase produces MNEGRVADVIVIGAGIIGAACAQALAGRGLRVLVLDAGLPGATAAGMGHLLVLDDNPAELALSQYSLQRWRELAPTLPDGCAYRCNGTLWLAANAEEMAVAHSKYLNLHAQGVACELISSNALHQREPELREGLEGGLLINGDGILYAPATANWMLDTPNISQRRTRVSEVDGNRVRLDDGHWLSAEAVILANGIQANALCPELPIEPKKGHLLITDRYPGKVTHTLVELGYVTSAHNASGPSTACNIQPRPTGQLFIGASRQFGTTDPQVEGWMLAKMLRRATDYMPGLAQLNGIRAWTGFRAASPDGLPLVGQHPQRKGLWLAVGHEGLGVTTAPGTADLLVAQLFDETPPLAAHPYLPQRFLGEPVYA; encoded by the coding sequence GTGAACGAGGGCCGGGTGGCCGATGTGATCGTGATCGGCGCCGGCATCATCGGCGCCGCCTGTGCCCAGGCGTTGGCAGGTCGCGGCTTGCGCGTGCTGGTGCTGGACGCCGGCCTGCCCGGCGCTACGGCGGCGGGCATGGGCCACTTGCTGGTCCTCGACGACAACCCGGCCGAACTGGCCCTCAGTCAATATTCTTTGCAACGCTGGCGCGAACTCGCGCCGACCTTGCCCGACGGCTGCGCCTACCGTTGCAATGGCACCCTCTGGCTGGCCGCCAATGCTGAAGAAATGGCCGTCGCCCACAGCAAATACCTGAATTTGCATGCCCAAGGCGTGGCCTGCGAATTGATCTCCAGCAATGCCTTGCACCAGCGCGAACCGGAACTGCGCGAGGGCCTGGAAGGCGGACTGCTGATCAATGGCGACGGCATTCTTTATGCCCCGGCGACCGCCAATTGGATGCTCGACACACCAAACATCAGCCAACGCCGGACGCGGGTCAGCGAAGTCGATGGCAACCGCGTGCGACTCGACGACGGCCACTGGCTAAGCGCCGAAGCAGTGATTCTGGCCAACGGCATCCAGGCCAACGCGCTTTGCCCCGAGCTGCCGATCGAACCGAAGAAAGGCCACTTGCTGATCACCGACCGCTACCCCGGCAAGGTCACTCACACCCTGGTGGAACTCGGTTACGTCACCAGTGCCCACAACGCCAGCGGTCCCTCGACGGCGTGCAATATCCAGCCTCGGCCGACCGGGCAATTGTTCATCGGCGCCTCGCGACAATTCGGCACCACCGACCCTCAAGTCGAGGGCTGGATGCTGGCGAAAATGCTCCGGCGTGCCACCGACTACATGCCGGGTCTGGCTCAGCTCAACGGCATCCGCGCCTGGACCGGTTTTCGCGCTGCCAGCCCCGACGGTTTACCGCTGGTGGGTCAGCACCCGCAACGCAAAGGTTTATGGCTGGCAGTCGGTCACGAGGGCCTCGGCGTGACGACCGCCCCCGGCACCGCCGACCTGCTGGTCGCGCAGCTGTTCGACGAAACGCCGCCACTGGCCGCGCACCCGTATCTGCCGCAACGTTTTCTCGGAGAGCCCGTTTATGCCTGA
- a CDS encoding (2Fe-2S)-binding protein produces MPELMLDGRALRVAEGTSVAAALALSGDGCTRTSVSGQRRAPLCGMGICQECRVTIDGRRRLACQTLCRDGMHVETQA; encoded by the coding sequence ATGCCTGAATTGATGCTGGACGGACGTGCCCTGCGGGTTGCCGAGGGCACCAGCGTCGCCGCTGCACTGGCCCTGAGCGGCGACGGCTGCACGCGCACATCGGTCAGTGGCCAACGCCGCGCCCCGTTATGCGGCATGGGCATTTGCCAGGAATGCCGGGTGACCATCGACGGTCGCCGGCGCCTGGCCTGCCAAACGCTGTGCCGTGACGGCATGCACGTGGAGACGCAAGCATGA
- a CDS encoding FAD/NAD(P)-binding oxidoreductase, protein MSEYADLLIIGAGPAGMAAALAAAPSGARIVLLDDNPLPGGQIWRDGPQANLPNLARQMRERLEACSNIHRHSVTRVIACAGPKQLLVEDADRGWLIGYDKLILCTGARELLLPFPGWTLPGVTGAGGLQALIKGGLPVQDERIVIAGSGPLLLASAATAKHNGARVRRIAEQAHATAVAGFAAQLPRWPNKLMQSVTLFDCHYRTGTYVLAAVGNERLEGVRLQQQGKIVELECDRLACGFGLIPNTQLGQALGCELDGPAIAVDAWQTTRRADHYAAGECTGFGGSELALVEGAIAGHAAVGDLESARALWPRRARWHGFANALNKAFALDPQLKSLAQPDTLVCRCEDVPYGLLAGHTDWREAKLASRCGMGACQGRVCGGALQHLFGWQPSAPRPPFSPARIETLLCLDDTPHA, encoded by the coding sequence ATGAGCGAATACGCCGACCTGCTGATCATCGGTGCCGGTCCCGCCGGCATGGCCGCCGCGCTCGCTGCGGCGCCAAGCGGTGCGCGCATCGTCCTGCTCGACGACAACCCGCTCCCGGGCGGGCAAATCTGGCGTGACGGGCCTCAGGCCAACCTGCCGAACCTGGCGCGTCAAATGCGCGAACGACTGGAGGCGTGCAGCAACATCCACCGCCACTCCGTCACTCGAGTGATTGCCTGCGCCGGGCCGAAACAACTGCTGGTCGAAGACGCCGATCGAGGCTGGTTGATCGGTTACGACAAACTGATTCTGTGTACCGGCGCCCGCGAGTTGCTGCTGCCCTTCCCCGGCTGGACGCTGCCCGGCGTGACTGGCGCGGGTGGCCTCCAGGCATTGATCAAAGGCGGGCTGCCGGTGCAGGACGAACGCATTGTGATTGCCGGCAGCGGACCGTTATTGCTGGCCAGCGCCGCCACCGCAAAACACAACGGCGCCCGGGTGCGGCGCATCGCCGAGCAAGCCCACGCGACCGCCGTCGCCGGTTTCGCCGCGCAACTGCCACGCTGGCCCAACAAGCTGATGCAGTCGGTCACGTTGTTCGACTGCCATTACCGTACCGGGACCTACGTACTGGCCGCCGTGGGCAATGAACGGCTGGAAGGTGTGCGCCTGCAACAGCAAGGAAAAATCGTCGAGCTGGAATGTGATCGCCTGGCCTGCGGTTTCGGTCTGATTCCCAATACCCAACTCGGCCAGGCCCTCGGCTGCGAGCTCGATGGCCCGGCGATTGCCGTCGATGCCTGGCAGACCACTCGCCGTGCCGATCACTATGCGGCGGGTGAATGCACCGGTTTCGGGGGCAGTGAACTGGCGTTGGTCGAAGGCGCAATTGCCGGTCACGCCGCGGTCGGTGACCTTGAGTCGGCCCGAGCTTTGTGGCCGCGTCGTGCGCGCTGGCACGGTTTCGCCAACGCCCTCAACAAAGCATTCGCTCTCGATCCGCAACTCAAGTCGCTGGCACAACCCGACACCTTGGTGTGCCGTTGCGAAGACGTGCCTTACGGCTTGCTTGCCGGGCACACTGACTGGCGCGAGGCCAAGCTGGCCAGTCGCTGCGGCATGGGCGCCTGCCAGGGCCGGGTGTGTGGCGGCGCGTTGCAGCACCTGTTCGGCTGGCAACCTTCGGCACCACGGCCGCCCTTCAGCCCGGCGCGGATCGAGACCTTGCTGTGCCTGGACGACACCCCGCATGCCTGA